One genomic region from Evansella sp. LMS18 encodes:
- a CDS encoding SNF2 helicase associated domain-containing protein, producing MKINEITDKKIEELCSPVIFGKGKKYYYRDAVKGIQFFPEQKLFAAEVHGSEIYEVETLVDQKGDLWGHSCTCPAFETYPGICKHIVAFLLELSSRDTDFAFLENVEHFPEKAAGKEDHTISNEIDYMEKMKATNMIQSFQQIYMKKQETYHERETLQVEYHLKLEPKLYSFRQASFELELKVGPKRLYVVKDLKEFLRAVHTDQTLKFAKLFTYDPADYVFSEEDTEILQWLWRLFHLRDDQHKRTYYTYGSYGKDERRYLDIPAPVVTELLEKLQTRDTVVHLPDREYSGFEVMEQNDGTLPLEFSIGNSSEHPGQFHFRWENEEDISFFGTDYNILFHKGRFFPMEPAQAESVNLLLNHLATHHPAEVTITQDQLENFASLVLPQLQKLGDVDVSENIREKIQMAPLKGKLYVDYQEDRLTAELIFQYGEEQYSPFDPPQPYSGRVTVRDVEKELFLLSHIERIPFKYNGKELYLEDFDAILDFVMEELPQLSQWLDVFATSRVKGLIYDPVERPSVKVDADERLNLLEVEFQMEGIEESEIDQVLKALMDNKKYYRLSSGSFLHLEDNEFKDMKGILEELNLGKNDVQHQTTLPMMRAFQLTDDRGFDIKRGKAFRSLVEKIMHPQEVEVNIPDELESVLRDYQKTGFKWLSTLSHYGFGGILADDMGLGKTLQVITYLLAQKRDGKLGQTMIICPSSLVYNWQKEIERFAPELSSVVISGSVEERREALDKGEETDIWITSYPLIRRDLEAYIEKHFSTLILDEAQYVKNDWTKTAKAVKSVRANQAFALSGTPVENNLDELFSIFDLVLPGLFKNKAAFKAMDQEKVAKRIRPFVLRRLKKDVLTELPDKMESVQYTELTGEQKKMYLAQLRLIQSDAKEAIKSQTFQENRMKILAGLTRLRQICCHPSLFVNEYSGGSGKMERLFEYLEEAISNGRRVVLFSQFTSMLGLIKDRLKQYGWDYHYLDGTTPSKERVELADRFNSGEKELFLISLKAGGTGLNLTGGDTVILYDSWWNPAVEEQAADRVYRFGQKNVVQVTKLITTGTIEEKIHKLQGQKRELLDRVIQPGEQMISSLSKEDIAELLEI from the coding sequence ATGAAAATAAATGAAATAACTGATAAGAAAATAGAAGAATTGTGCAGCCCGGTAATATTCGGTAAAGGGAAAAAATATTATTACAGGGATGCGGTGAAGGGAATTCAGTTTTTTCCTGAGCAAAAGCTCTTTGCCGCGGAAGTACATGGTTCAGAAATATATGAGGTAGAAACCTTAGTAGACCAGAAGGGCGATTTATGGGGGCACAGCTGTACATGCCCTGCATTTGAAACGTACCCAGGGATATGTAAACACATCGTTGCATTTCTGCTGGAACTTAGCAGCAGGGACACGGACTTTGCATTCCTTGAAAATGTGGAACATTTTCCGGAAAAAGCAGCAGGAAAGGAAGATCACACTATCAGTAATGAAATAGATTATATGGAAAAAATGAAAGCGACCAATATGATCCAGTCGTTTCAGCAGATATATATGAAGAAGCAGGAAACATACCATGAGCGTGAGACACTCCAGGTGGAATACCATCTAAAACTTGAGCCAAAGCTATATTCCTTCCGGCAGGCTTCTTTTGAACTGGAACTGAAGGTGGGACCGAAGCGGCTGTATGTCGTCAAAGATTTAAAAGAATTCCTGAGGGCGGTGCATACAGACCAGACGCTTAAGTTTGCGAAACTGTTTACCTATGACCCTGCGGATTACGTATTTTCAGAGGAAGACACGGAAATTCTCCAATGGCTATGGCGCCTCTTCCATCTAAGAGATGACCAGCATAAGCGGACCTATTACACCTATGGCAGTTACGGCAAGGATGAGCGCCGCTATCTGGATATTCCCGCTCCCGTTGTAACGGAGCTACTGGAAAAACTGCAGACAAGAGACACTGTAGTTCATCTCCCGGACAGGGAATATAGTGGGTTTGAAGTGATGGAGCAGAACGATGGGACTCTTCCTCTTGAATTCAGCATCGGCAATTCTTCGGAGCATCCTGGCCAGTTCCATTTCCGCTGGGAAAACGAGGAGGACATCTCCTTCTTCGGCACAGATTATAATATTCTTTTTCATAAAGGCCGTTTTTTTCCAATGGAGCCGGCGCAGGCGGAATCTGTTAATTTGCTCTTGAATCATCTTGCAACTCACCATCCTGCAGAAGTGACAATTACACAAGATCAGCTGGAGAACTTCGCTTCTCTCGTTTTACCGCAGCTTCAGAAGCTTGGTGACGTGGATGTGAGCGAGAATATCCGGGAAAAAATTCAGATGGCCCCGCTGAAAGGAAAGCTGTATGTTGATTACCAGGAGGACAGACTTACTGCAGAGCTTATTTTCCAGTACGGAGAAGAACAGTACTCTCCTTTTGACCCGCCGCAGCCATACAGCGGGAGGGTGACAGTAAGGGATGTGGAAAAAGAATTGTTCCTGCTGTCCCATATAGAACGTATTCCCTTTAAGTATAACGGGAAGGAGCTTTATCTCGAGGATTTCGATGCCATTCTGGACTTTGTCATGGAGGAGCTTCCACAGCTTTCCCAATGGCTTGATGTTTTTGCAACATCACGGGTGAAAGGGCTGATTTATGACCCGGTGGAGCGTCCATCCGTAAAGGTAGATGCAGATGAAAGGCTCAACCTTCTTGAAGTGGAATTTCAGATGGAAGGCATTGAAGAATCGGAAATCGACCAGGTGCTTAAAGCCCTGATGGATAATAAAAAATATTACCGCCTTTCCAGCGGTTCATTTCTTCACCTGGAAGACAACGAATTCAAGGATATGAAAGGAATACTGGAAGAGCTGAACCTTGGTAAAAATGATGTGCAGCACCAGACAACGCTGCCAATGATGCGGGCATTCCAGCTGACTGATGACAGAGGCTTTGATATCAAGCGTGGAAAAGCATTCCGCAGCCTTGTTGAGAAAATCATGCATCCGCAGGAAGTGGAAGTAAATATTCCCGATGAGCTGGAATCAGTACTCCGGGATTATCAGAAAACAGGCTTCAAATGGCTCAGCACGCTTTCCCACTATGGTTTTGGAGGAATTCTCGCTGACGATATGGGGCTTGGAAAAACGCTGCAGGTCATTACTTACCTTCTTGCACAAAAAAGGGACGGCAAGCTTGGCCAGACAATGATTATCTGTCCATCAAGCCTTGTATATAACTGGCAGAAGGAAATCGAGCGGTTTGCTCCTGAACTCTCGAGTGTTGTCATCAGCGGTTCCGTTGAGGAAAGGCGCGAGGCACTCGATAAAGGAGAAGAAACGGATATCTGGATAACGTCATATCCGCTCATCCGCCGGGACCTGGAAGCATATATTGAAAAGCATTTTTCCACGCTTATTCTCGACGAAGCGCAGTATGTGAAGAACGACTGGACAAAGACGGCTAAAGCAGTGAAATCAGTCCGGGCGAATCAGGCATTCGCGCTGAGCGGTACACCTGTTGAAAATAATCTGGATGAGCTGTTCTCGATTTTTGACCTTGTCCTCCCAGGCTTGTTTAAAAATAAAGCTGCATTCAAAGCAATGGATCAGGAAAAGGTTGCGAAGCGGATCCGGCCGTTTGTTTTACGCAGGCTGAAAAAGGATGTTTTAACAGAACTTCCGGACAAAATGGAGTCCGTACAGTATACGGAACTCACAGGCGAGCAGAAGAAAATGTACCTTGCTCAACTTAGACTTATCCAGAGCGACGCAAAGGAAGCGATAAAATCACAAACCTTCCAGGAAAACCGGATGAAGATCCTTGCAGGACTCACACGTCTCCGCCAGATCTGCTGCCACCCTTCGTTGTTTGTCAATGAGTACAGCGGCGGCTCAGGAAAAATGGAGAGGCTATTTGAATATCTGGAAGAAGCGATTTCAAACGGGCGCCGGGTGGTCTTGTTCAGCCAGTTCACTTCCATGCTCGGCCTTATAAAAGACAGGCTTAAGCAGTATGGGTGGGATTATCATTATCTCGATGGCACCACTCCTTCAAAGGAACGGGTCGAGCTTGCGGACCGGTTCAACAGTGGGGAAAAAGAATTGTTCCTGATTTCCCTTAAAGCCGGCGGGACCGGCCTGAATCTAACAGGGGGAGATACAGTAATTCTCTATGACTCCTGGTGGAACCCTGCTGTGGAAGAGCAGGCAGCGGACCGGGTTTACCGGTTCGGCCAGAAAAATGTCGTACAGGTGACGAAGCTTATTACGACTGGCACCATTGAAGAAAAAATTCATAAACTGCAAGGCCAGAAGCGGGAACTTCTCGACCGTGTTATCCAGCCAGGGGAGCAGATGATTTCCTCCCTCAGCAAGGAAGATATTGCAGAGCTTCTTGAAATTTAA
- a CDS encoding DEAD/DEAH box helicase, translating into MALFRDLNIDETILKSIERMGFEETTPIQEQVIPLGKEGKDIIGQAQTGTGKTVAFGIPCVERIRPDEKHPQALVLTPTRELAIQVAEELNKLGRDKGVQALPIYGGQAITRQITALKRRPQIIVATPGRYMDHMNRKTIRPEHLDILVLDEADEMLSMGFIEDIETILEEVPDERQTLLFSATMPPKLRTIADRFMKDPVSIAVKAKQLTVENIDQRYMVLPEKDKFDVLCNLLDKETPELAIIFGRTKRRVDELMESLSIRGFAVDGLHGDMKQERRDLVIRKFKRGAIDVMVATDVAARGLDVNNVTHVINFDLPQDSESYVHRIGRTGRAGKKGISYSFVTPRETDHLHYIENSTKKRMTEIKPPTYNDALEGRHEQAVEQLRSAVGKEGRNQLEDEAAKLLEEFDALTLVSAALQMVTKEPSKKQVKITGEAPVRSKRKPSGGGKGGGKGGGKRGGGGNRGGGYRGGRGNDRGGSGGGLKINANKRSGKKDRDRSRGGRNK; encoded by the coding sequence GTGGCATTATTTAGAGATTTAAACATTGATGAAACAATACTGAAGTCAATTGAACGCATGGGGTTTGAGGAAACGACCCCAATCCAGGAACAAGTTATTCCTCTTGGTAAAGAAGGCAAGGACATTATCGGCCAGGCACAGACAGGAACAGGAAAAACAGTAGCATTCGGTATTCCATGTGTGGAAAGAATCCGCCCTGACGAGAAGCATCCGCAGGCGCTGGTTCTTACGCCAACCCGTGAGCTTGCTATTCAGGTTGCCGAAGAATTGAACAAACTGGGGCGTGACAAAGGTGTGCAGGCGCTCCCAATTTACGGTGGACAGGCGATTACCCGCCAAATCACAGCGTTAAAGCGCCGCCCGCAAATAATTGTTGCTACACCAGGTCGTTATATGGATCATATGAACCGTAAAACAATCCGTCCTGAGCATCTTGACATCCTTGTTTTAGACGAAGCAGACGAAATGCTTAGCATGGGCTTCATTGAGGACATTGAGACAATTCTTGAAGAAGTACCAGATGAGCGCCAGACACTGTTGTTTTCCGCAACAATGCCTCCTAAGCTCAGAACGATTGCTGACAGGTTCATGAAAGACCCTGTTTCCATCGCAGTAAAAGCGAAACAGCTGACTGTGGAAAACATTGACCAGCGTTATATGGTACTCCCGGAAAAAGATAAGTTTGACGTACTTTGTAACCTCCTTGATAAGGAAACGCCTGAACTGGCGATCATCTTCGGACGCACAAAGCGCCGCGTTGATGAATTAATGGAATCCCTGAGCATCAGAGGATTTGCGGTAGACGGACTTCATGGAGATATGAAGCAGGAGCGACGTGACCTGGTTATCCGCAAATTTAAACGTGGAGCAATCGATGTAATGGTTGCAACAGACGTGGCTGCCCGTGGCCTTGATGTTAATAATGTTACTCATGTTATTAACTTCGACCTGCCTCAGGATTCTGAAAGCTACGTGCACAGAATCGGTCGTACAGGACGTGCCGGGAAAAAAGGTATCTCTTACAGCTTTGTAACACCAAGGGAAACTGACCATCTTCACTATATTGAAAACAGCACGAAGAAGCGGATGACGGAAATTAAACCGCCAACTTACAATGATGCACTCGAAGGCCGTCACGAACAGGCAGTTGAGCAGCTGAGAAGTGCTGTTGGAAAAGAAGGAAGAAACCAGCTTGAAGATGAAGCAGCAAAGCTTCTTGAAGAGTTTGATGCACTGACTTTGGTATCTGCCGCATTGCAAATGGTGACAAAAGAGCCAAGCAAAAAGCAGGTTAAAATAACAGGTGAAGCACCTGTCCGCTCGAAACGCAAGCCATCAGGCGGCGGAAAAGGCGGCGGAAAAGGTGGCGGCAAACGCGGCGGCGGAGGAAACCGCGGCGGTGGCTATCGTGGAGGTCGCGGAAACGATCGCGGCGGAAGCGGTGGCGGTCTGAAGATTAATGCAAACAAACGCTCCGGCAAGAAAGACCGTGACCGCAGCAGAGGCGGCCGGAATAAATAA
- a CDS encoding NADPH-dependent oxidoreductase yields MNEVINLLTNHRSYREYKDEPVTDEQISQIVKAAMSSANWINGQQVTVIEVQDKERKAKLAELVGNQKYVDEAPVFFVFCLDFYRAKLAAEKQGKEFNLPDSGAEALMIGATDVGIALGTATSAAESMGLGTVPIGGIRRNPQEVIELLELPEYVFPVSGLVLGHPASDPGQKPRLPVAAVHHKESYNKDLKEYIDQFDDTFSNYMLERTNGEKSAEWSGNVAVFYSERYKIFADNVIPALKNQGFNFND; encoded by the coding sequence ATGAATGAAGTAATCAACTTATTGACAAACCACCGCTCGTACCGTGAATACAAGGATGAGCCGGTTACAGATGAACAAATCAGCCAGATTGTGAAGGCTGCAATGTCGTCCGCAAACTGGATTAACGGGCAGCAGGTTACGGTTATTGAAGTACAGGACAAGGAACGTAAAGCGAAGCTTGCCGAGCTTGTAGGAAACCAGAAATATGTGGACGAAGCACCTGTATTTTTTGTGTTCTGCCTTGATTTTTACCGGGCGAAGCTTGCGGCTGAAAAACAAGGCAAAGAGTTCAATCTTCCTGACAGCGGGGCGGAAGCTTTGATGATTGGGGCTACTGATGTGGGGATTGCTCTCGGTACGGCTACTTCAGCTGCGGAATCAATGGGTCTGGGAACTGTGCCGATTGGCGGTATTCGCCGAAATCCGCAGGAAGTGATTGAACTGCTGGAGCTTCCGGAATATGTTTTCCCAGTGTCAGGCCTTGTTTTGGGGCACCCGGCATCCGACCCTGGGCAAAAGCCAAGACTGCCAGTAGCAGCGGTGCATCATAAAGAGAGCTATAATAAAGATCTTAAAGAGTATATTGACCAGTTTGACGATACTTTTTCCAACTACATGCTTGAGCGGACCAACGGCGAAAAATCAGCAGAGTGGTCCGGCAATGTAGCAGTCTTTTACTCTGAAAGGTATAAAATTTTTGCCGATAATGTAATTCCGGCGTTAAAAAACCAGGGATTTAATTTTAATGATTAA
- a CDS encoding VOC family protein, producing the protein MEKKFFQEPAVYVGEVNINVTDIDRSIEYYESIIGFKTLERSERKAVLTADGKKPLLVLEQPEDVIPKQGRTTGLFHFAILLPGREDLSSFLRHIAENNVQIGASDHIVSEAIYLSDPDGNGIEVYRDRQASEWSWTNGNVAMATEPLDAQGVLAESDKKWNGLPEETVMGHIHLHVSELKKTEEFYNQMGFKVVTNYPGALFMSTHGYHHHIGLNVWNGEGAPAPAKNSAGLNWFVLEYSEQAAEDAVQKLANIDATVEKVSEGYKTVDPSGNTIILRTKRDD; encoded by the coding sequence ATGGAAAAAAAGTTTTTTCAGGAACCGGCAGTATATGTAGGGGAAGTTAATATAAATGTCACTGATATCGACAGATCCATCGAGTATTATGAAAGTATTATCGGCTTTAAAACATTGGAGCGTTCAGAAAGAAAAGCTGTGCTGACTGCAGACGGGAAGAAGCCGCTGCTCGTGCTGGAACAGCCGGAAGACGTGATTCCGAAACAAGGACGGACAACAGGTTTGTTCCACTTTGCAATACTGCTTCCAGGCAGGGAGGATCTCTCTTCCTTTTTGAGGCATATCGCGGAAAACAACGTGCAAATCGGCGCTTCCGACCATATTGTCAGCGAGGCGATCTATTTATCTGACCCGGACGGCAATGGTATTGAAGTTTACAGAGACCGCCAAGCCTCTGAATGGAGCTGGACTAATGGGAACGTGGCCATGGCTACTGAGCCTCTGGACGCTCAGGGAGTCCTTGCGGAGAGTGATAAAAAATGGAACGGCCTTCCGGAAGAAACAGTTATGGGGCATATTCATCTGCACGTTTCAGAGCTGAAAAAAACAGAGGAATTTTATAATCAGATGGGTTTCAAGGTTGTTACTAATTATCCAGGTGCACTGTTTATGTCAACGCACGGCTACCACCATCACATTGGACTGAATGTCTGGAATGGTGAAGGCGCTCCCGCTCCGGCGAAAAACAGTGCTGGGCTGAACTGGTTTGTTTTAGAGTATAGCGAACAGGCTGCTGAAGATGCGGTGCAGAAGCTGGCAAATATAGATGCAACTGTGGAAAAGGTTTCAGAAGGCTACAAAACAGTGGACCCTTCTGGAAACACTATTATACTCAGAACAAAAAGGGATGATTAA
- a CDS encoding 3-hydroxyacyl-CoA dehydrogenase translates to MKIKDTVAVVTGGASGLGEAVVRYVAENGGKAVILDLAEERGTELAEELGSSALFVKTNVEEESSVQDALNKAVEQFGNINTVVNCAGIGVAKKVLSKKGVHELQSFSKVIEVNLIGTFNVVRLAAEKMTENEPNESGERGVIINTASVAAFEGQIGQAAYSASKGGVAAMTMPLSRELAAFGIRVMTIAPGLFDTPMFSSLPEEARTALGKMTPFPSRLGKPAEYAQLAGSIIENPMLNGEVIRLDGAIRMQPK, encoded by the coding sequence ATGAAGATAAAAGATACAGTAGCGGTAGTCACCGGGGGAGCCTCAGGCCTTGGGGAAGCAGTAGTGAGATATGTGGCGGAAAACGGAGGCAAGGCAGTAATCCTTGATTTAGCTGAAGAGAGAGGGACTGAACTGGCAGAGGAATTGGGAAGCAGTGCTCTCTTTGTAAAAACGAATGTTGAAGAGGAATCCAGTGTCCAGGATGCTCTGAACAAAGCAGTTGAACAGTTCGGGAATATTAACACTGTTGTTAATTGCGCTGGTATTGGAGTAGCAAAAAAAGTATTGAGCAAAAAAGGAGTTCATGAGCTTCAGTCATTCTCCAAAGTGATTGAAGTGAATCTCATCGGTACGTTTAATGTTGTAAGGCTGGCAGCGGAGAAAATGACGGAAAACGAACCAAACGAGTCTGGTGAAAGAGGCGTCATCATAAATACAGCTTCAGTAGCTGCCTTCGAAGGGCAGATCGGGCAGGCAGCCTACAGTGCTTCAAAAGGCGGAGTAGCCGCCATGACAATGCCGTTATCAAGGGAACTTGCCGCTTTCGGCATCAGGGTGATGACGATTGCTCCAGGATTATTCGATACACCTATGTTTTCTTCTCTACCGGAAGAGGCGAGGACAGCGCTAGGAAAAATGACACCATTTCCTTCCCGGCTTGGAAAGCCGGCGGAATACGCCCAGCTCGCAGGCAGTATTATTGAAAACCCTATGTTAAATGGTGAAGTAATCCGCCTCGACGGCGCAATCAGAATGCAGCCAAAGTAA
- a CDS encoding sigma 54-interacting transcriptional regulator translates to MVDLKEIMTTADCSIKREDPVLKAVAVMKQKKWDIVPVLNGEGKLDGIFTRSTLFDMILENKPLTEPVHQFLKKDAVAVDYRTPFETVKEMVEKSGVGTGVITEEDGRVIGLLRKTDMVMGLLRSSTALKEQLETVLEISHLGVLMTDGDKRIIYANDEFTRMSGQELSSLAGKQLDTLFPDLDCDSIDSLFLSKVNIGNEQAMLRLSSYKTGENSRGLIALLQDISELEQMAQELRTVKNLKQTLDTAIEHAYDGILMVNEEKKVTMVSPPLLDLFSLEKEEVLHRPIEQVLPQLNLCSVFQSGEAELSDFLEVNGIKYIVNKIPVEQDGEIIGALGKVMFRQLNQVSELFNKLEKAEKKAAYYKTQLQQTETARFTWDEIISSDPYVEKLKRSARKAAKGRSTILIRGESGTGKELFAHAIHGSSVRKDGKFVTVNCAAIPEHLLESEFFGYEDGAFTGARQKGKIGKFDLANGGTLFLDEIGDMSLALQAKLLRVLQEREFYRVGGTQRIHVDVRIIAATNRSLEEMVEKGEFREDLYYRLNVISLQITPLRERKADIYLLTDTFIKQLNRMLGTSITGIDKNAEAVMMNYDWPGNVRELKNVLERAMTFAETGKIILEDLPEYMINIKLPAAEEPELKMAESAEKSVIQRALDNAGGNKTKASQLLGISRSGLYEKLKKYQL, encoded by the coding sequence GTGGTGGATCTCAAAGAAATTATGACCACGGCTGACTGCAGTATTAAAAGGGAGGATCCTGTATTAAAAGCTGTTGCTGTGATGAAACAGAAAAAGTGGGATATTGTTCCTGTCCTTAATGGGGAAGGTAAACTGGACGGAATTTTTACAAGAAGCACCCTCTTTGACATGATTCTTGAAAACAAACCATTAACCGAGCCTGTCCATCAATTTTTAAAGAAAGATGCAGTTGCAGTAGATTATCGCACCCCTTTTGAGACGGTGAAAGAAATGGTGGAAAAAAGCGGGGTAGGTACGGGAGTGATCACCGAAGAGGATGGCCGGGTGATTGGACTCCTTCGGAAAACAGATATGGTAATGGGGTTGCTCCGTTCTTCTACTGCGTTAAAAGAGCAACTGGAGACGGTACTGGAAATTTCCCATCTGGGAGTATTAATGACAGATGGTGACAAACGAATCATCTACGCGAACGATGAATTCACCAGGATGTCCGGCCAGGAGCTGAGCAGCCTTGCGGGAAAACAGTTAGATACTCTTTTTCCGGACCTGGACTGCGACTCAATAGACTCCCTGTTCCTCTCTAAAGTAAATATAGGAAATGAGCAGGCGATGCTCAGGCTTTCTTCGTATAAGACAGGTGAGAACAGCCGGGGCCTGATTGCATTGCTTCAGGACATTTCCGAGCTGGAACAGATGGCTCAGGAACTACGGACGGTGAAAAATCTGAAGCAGACGCTTGATACAGCAATTGAACATGCCTACGACGGCATTTTAATGGTTAACGAAGAGAAAAAAGTAACAATGGTAAGCCCCCCTCTTCTGGATTTATTTTCACTGGAAAAAGAAGAGGTGTTACATAGACCGATAGAACAGGTACTGCCGCAGCTGAACTTATGCTCTGTTTTTCAAAGCGGGGAAGCGGAACTGAGCGACTTTCTTGAAGTGAACGGGATCAAATACATTGTTAACAAAATACCTGTTGAACAAGATGGGGAAATCATCGGCGCACTGGGGAAAGTGATGTTCCGTCAGCTGAACCAGGTGAGTGAATTATTTAATAAACTGGAAAAAGCGGAAAAGAAAGCGGCTTATTATAAGACCCAGCTCCAGCAAACGGAGACTGCACGTTTTACATGGGATGAAATCATCAGCAGCGACCCCTATGTGGAAAAATTGAAGAGAAGTGCCAGAAAAGCGGCAAAAGGCCGGTCTACAATCCTGATCAGAGGAGAGAGTGGTACTGGGAAGGAACTCTTTGCTCATGCGATTCACGGCAGCAGTGTAAGGAAGGATGGAAAATTCGTCACCGTTAACTGTGCGGCAATCCCGGAGCACCTGCTGGAATCGGAGTTTTTTGGCTATGAAGACGGTGCCTTTACTGGAGCAAGGCAAAAAGGGAAAATAGGCAAGTTTGACCTTGCAAACGGAGGCACTCTTTTTTTAGATGAGATAGGAGACATGTCGCTGGCTCTGCAGGCGAAACTACTTCGGGTGCTTCAGGAAAGAGAGTTTTACCGGGTGGGAGGCACGCAGAGAATCCATGTGGATGTGCGGATTATCGCCGCGACTAACCGCTCCCTTGAGGAAATGGTGGAAAAAGGGGAGTTCCGGGAAGACCTGTACTACCGGCTGAATGTCATATCCCTTCAGATCACGCCGCTTCGGGAAAGAAAGGCAGATATTTACCTGCTCACGGACACATTTATTAAGCAGCTGAACCGCATGCTTGGAACGAGTATTACTGGGATTGACAAAAACGCGGAAGCAGTGATGATGAATTATGACTGGCCCGGAAATGTAAGGGAATTAAAAAATGTCCTGGAAAGAGCAATGACTTTTGCTGAGACAGGGAAAATTATACTGGAAGACCTTCCCGAGTACATGATTAATATAAAGTTACCCGCTGCTGAAGAGCCTGAACTGAAAATGGCCGAAAGTGCAGAGAAGTCAGTGATTCAGAGGGCACTGGACAATGCGGGCGGCAATAAAACAAAAGCTTCGCAGTTATTGGGGATCAGCAGGTCCGGACTTTATGAAAAACTAAAGAAATATCAGCTTTAA
- a CDS encoding class I adenylate-forming enzyme family protein has translation MDIGSYLSVNARNIGEKKAISCEGREYTYREFNEEVNKLAHGLIGLPVKKGDKVALMMKNSEYFVFVYFALAKLGAVVVPINFRLTATEVKYILKQSEAAVVFCDEEFDETMEEASTETEVKTIITVGQPKVPSHVSYGELLTDNTEEPPVNVKDSDDLEILYTSGTTGRPKGALFDHRRIFHVGLTMIVGMGINQHDRFLHIAPLFHSAQLNLFLVSGVVLGAYHVIHREFHPVETLKAIENHKITHFFGVPAMYNFMLQVPNAKEYDLSSIQRCGYGAAPMAPEIVRKSMDLFSTDRFFNLCGLTEAGPGGILLDPEGHKNHLGKGGKSIFGTEARVVDGTGEDSKPGSVGEFILRGESIMKEYYKKPEETKKTFKEGWLYTGDLAVRDEEGYITLVDRKKDMIISGGENVYSIEVEQVMFEHPQVLDAATIGLPDEVWGEAVTAIVVPKDGETIDEEEFRSFCREKLAGYKVPRRIIFEKQLPRNASGKILKYQLREKFQQKIES, from the coding sequence TTGGATATAGGTTCATATTTGTCTGTAAATGCCAGGAATATCGGTGAAAAAAAGGCCATCAGCTGTGAAGGAAGAGAGTACACTTATCGGGAGTTTAACGAAGAAGTGAATAAGCTTGCCCATGGTCTCATAGGGCTTCCTGTTAAAAAGGGAGATAAAGTCGCTCTCATGATGAAGAACTCCGAGTATTTCGTTTTTGTCTATTTCGCTCTCGCCAAGCTTGGGGCTGTCGTGGTGCCGATTAATTTCCGCCTGACAGCTACTGAAGTGAAGTACATTCTTAAGCAGTCAGAAGCAGCCGTGGTTTTCTGTGATGAGGAATTTGATGAAACGATGGAGGAAGCCTCAACAGAGACGGAAGTAAAAACAATAATCACCGTCGGGCAGCCGAAAGTGCCTTCCCATGTTTCCTATGGAGAACTGCTTACAGACAATACAGAAGAACCGCCTGTTAACGTAAAGGATTCAGACGACCTTGAGATTCTGTACACTTCCGGCACAACTGGCCGGCCTAAAGGGGCTTTGTTCGACCATAGGAGAATCTTCCATGTTGGACTTACGATGATTGTCGGGATGGGCATTAATCAGCATGATCGATTCCTCCATATCGCTCCACTTTTCCATTCGGCCCAGCTTAATCTTTTTCTCGTTTCAGGTGTTGTCCTGGGAGCCTATCATGTGATCCACCGGGAGTTTCACCCAGTTGAAACGTTGAAGGCGATCGAAAACCATAAAATCACCCACTTTTTTGGCGTGCCGGCTATGTACAATTTTATGCTGCAGGTGCCGAACGCAAAAGAATATGATCTGTCATCCATACAGCGGTGCGGTTACGGAGCTGCGCCAATGGCCCCTGAAATTGTCCGGAAAAGCATGGACTTGTTCAGCACGGACCGTTTCTTTAATCTTTGCGGCCTGACAGAGGCGGGTCCAGGGGGGATTTTACTGGATCCTGAAGGACATAAAAACCACCTTGGTAAAGGCGGCAAGTCCATATTCGGCACAGAAGCGAGAGTTGTAGACGGGACAGGGGAAGATTCAAAGCCAGGATCGGTTGGAGAATTTATACTCCGGGGAGAATCCATCATGAAAGAGTATTACAAAAAACCGGAAGAAACGAAAAAAACATTTAAAGAAGGATGGCTCTATACAGGCGACCTGGCAGTCAGAGACGAGGAAGGATACATTACGCTCGTTGACCGAAAAAAAGACATGATCATATCAGGCGGCGAGAATGTGTATTCCATTGAAGTGGAACAGGTGATGTTTGAACATCCCCAGGTTCTTGACGCGGCTACGATTGGCCTTCCTGATGAAGTATGGGGCGAAGCAGTGACTGCTATCGTTGTGCCAAAAGATGGCGAGACGATTGATGAAGAAGAGTTCAGGAGCTTCTGCCGGGAAAAATTAGCTGGCTATAAAGTACCACGGCGGATTATTTTTGAAAAACAGCTTCCGAGAAACGCCTCAGGAAAAATACTGAAATACCAACTTCGGGAAAAATTCCAGCAAAAAATAGAATCATAA